The region TAAATATTAAAGCTAGTGATGGAGATCTAGATACTAGCAGACCTGTAGTAAATATAGTATTATCTAAAGAAATTGCAGACGCAGGAGATGTTGTAAGTATATTTGTGGAAAGTGGAGATGATGTTGTTTCCCGTGAATTAGCTATAAATGGTGAATACATTACTCTAGATGAGGAAGGGTATGCAGAATTTACTTCTTCAGTACCACAGTACTGTAATGTTGAAGCATGGGCCAGTAATGAAGCAGGTTATCTAGGTTATGATAGTAGAGTTCTTCGTTTTATTACTGATGGAGAGCTTACAACTCCTACTGCTACTATAATTTCGCCAGAAAGAGATTCTGTTTTAAAGGAAGCTGTTGAAATTACTGGAACTGTAAGTTCTGAAAATGGTATTTTAGCTTATTACCTAGAGTATTCTCCAAAAGACAGAGATGAGTATATCAAATTTGCCAGTGGAGATAATGAAGTAAGTGATGGTGTATTAGGTGTATTTGATACAAGTCTAATCAGAAATGGTCTATATGACATTAGGTTGACAGTAGAAGATACTGCAGGTAATTATATTAGGACTAAAACTAGCTACAAAGTTGATGGACAAATGAAAGTTGGAAACTTTACACTTAGTTTTAATGACCTGACTATTCCAGTTGCTGGTATTCCAATAACTATTAATAGAACATATGATAGTAGGAATAGAGTTAAAGACGATTTTGGTGTAGGATGGAGTTTGGATATTCAAAATATTGAACTTAGTAAAAGTTGTGTATTAGGAGAACACTGGGAAGAGATAAGCAGCACTGAAGGTTTATTTACAACATATTCAATAGTAGAAAAAAGACCACATTATATAACAGTTACTTATCCTAATGGGCAAACAGAAGAATTTGACATGAAGTTAAATCCATCTAGTAGTCAAATTATACCTATTAGATATACTACAGTATCTTATGAAGCAAGAAGTGGTTCTACTTCTACATTGGAAGCCTTGTATGATAATAATGTAATAGTACAGAATGGGGTTACAGGTACAGAGTTATATACTTATGACCTAGGAATATATAATCCTGAAAGATTCAGATTAACCCAGAGTGATGGTACAGTTCTAATAATTAGTCAGAGTTCAGGATTAGAAAGAATAATAGATTCAAATGCTAACGAAATAAACTTCACAGAAAATGGTATCACACATTCTGCTGGTAAAAGTGTAGGCTTTACAAGAGATAGTGAAGGTAGAATAATAGCTATAAGTGATCCTGCAGGGAATATAATCACATATAATTATGATTATTATGGTGATTTGATTAGTGTTACTGATCAGGAAGGTAATATTACTCGTTTCACATACAATAGTTCTCATGGTTTATTAGATATAATTGATCCAAGAGGGGTAAGGGCTACAAGAAATGAATACGATGATCAAGGAAGGTTAATAGCCCATATCGATGCTAATGGTAATAGAATAGAATATGAGCGCAGTATAGGTGATAAACAGGAAATAGTAAGAGACAGATTAGGCAATATGACAGTATATGATTATGATAGTAACGGCAATATATTGCAGGAAACCGATGCTCTTGGTAATGTAAAATCTTATACTTATGATTCAAATAATAATAAGACATCTGAAACAGATGCACTAGGTAATACAACTAACTATACTTATGATCAAAATGGCAATTTGCTTACAAGAGAAGATGCTCTGGGGAATAAGTATCAATATATCTATAATGAACAAAATCAATTAGTAACTGTCATTGACCCTCAAGGAAATGTTTCAAGTAATGAATATGATGAAAAGGGAAATTTAATTAAAATAATAGATTTAGAAGGTAATGAATCTTCATTTAGCTATGATCAAAATGGAAATTTAACAAGTGAAATTGATTCATTAGGGAATGAAACAATTTATACCTACGATAGTTCTGGTAACTTAACAAGTGAAATTGATGCAGCAGGAAATGAAATAAGCTTTAATTATGATACAAATGGAAATAGGATAGGTAAGACAGAAACAAGGACTACTTCTTCTGGAATCGAAACACTTGTTACTAATTATGAATATGATCGGATGAATAGACTAATTAAAACTACTTATCCAGATGGTAGTAGTACTAGTACAGAATATAATTCAATTGGCAGAAAAGCAGTCGAGATTAATCGTATGGGTGATAGAACTGAGTATGAGTATAATCAAGCAGGTAAGCTAGAAAGAAAAATATATCCTGATAGAAGAGAAGAAAGTTATACTTATGATGAAGAAGGAAATAGAATAAGTTCAACTGATCAGGCTGGCAAGACAACAAAATATCAATATGATGCATTAGGTCGACTTGTAAAAACTATTTTCCCAGATGATTCCAGTATTGTGACTATTTATGATGAAGCAGGAAGGGTAAAGAAAAGGATTGATGAGCTTGGTAATGAAACTTCCTATACTTATGATGCAGTTGGGAATACAACTTCTGTCACAGATGCTTTAGGTAATACTGTAGAATATGAATACAATGATTTGAATCAAAGAGTTAAGATGATAGATGCGAAAGAAAATGTTTTTGAATATGAATACAACAAACAAGGATTAAATACAAAGACTATTTTCCCTGATGGAACAAGTAGTATTATTGAATATGATGCAGTAGGTAATAAAATTGCTGAAACAGATCAAGCTGGCTTAACTACCCATTATGATTATGATGAACTAGGCAGATTAGTCAAAGTGATTGATGCTTATGGTAATGAAACTAGCTATAATTATGATCAAGCAGGTAATATTTTAACAGAAACAGATGCCAATGGTAATACAACAAGCTTTGAATATAATGATATGGGGCAAAGAGTTAAAAGAACATTAGCTCTCGGAATGTCTGAGCTTTATAACTATGATCAAGCCGGAAATTTGATATCTAAAACAGATTTCAATGGTGATACGATAAGTTATCAATATGATAGTAGAAATAGACTAGTCAAGAAAATTTTTGCTGATGGTAGTATAGAAGAATATACTTATACTCCTACAGGTCATAGAGATACAATTATTACAGAAGATGGTATTACTAGCTATGAATATGATCTACGGGATAAATTAATCAGAAAAGAAAATCCAGATGGAACAGAAATTCTTTACAACTATGATCTGGCGGGCAATAAGACTTCTGTAACTATACCTTCGGGAACTACAGAATATATCTATGATGAATTAAATAGATTGCTTACTGTAATTGATAATGAAAAAGGTGAAACAAATTACAGTTATGATGAAAATGGTCTTAGATCTGCTATAGAATATCCTAATGGAACAATAACAGAATATACTTATGATGGTTTGAATAGATTAATAGAACTATCAAATAAAGATAAGAATGGGACTATTATCTCATCTTATAAATATACACTAGGAGATGCAGGAAATCGGATTAAGGTTGAAGAAAATAATGGTAGAGTGGTAGAATATACTTATGATGATCTTTATCGATTAACAGAAGAAAATATTTATCATCCTGTAGAAGGAAATAATTCTATTACTTATACTTATGATGCAGTAGGTAATAGATTGAGTAAGACAGAGCATGGTATAAGTATTGAATATACTTATGATGACAATAATCGTTTGATTAGTGAAGGAGATACAATATATATCTATGACGATAATGGTAATACAATCGGCAAATTAAATGCTGATGGTAATATTACTTATAGCTATGATTATCAAAATCGCTTAGTAGAAGTAAATGCTGCTGATTCTAATATTGAATATCAATATAATACTTCCGGTATGAGAACTAAAAAAATAGTTGATGGTGAATCAGTAAAATATCTTCTTGATGAAAATAGAACATATGCACAGGTATTAGAAGAAAGAGATGCTAATGGTAATCTTATTGTTAGCTATACCTATGGTGATGACTTGATTAGCCAGAAACGAGATAATACCATAAGCTATTACCATTATGATGGTCTTGGAAGTACACGGGTGCTGACAGATGATAGCAGTACAGTTACTGATAGATATAGCTATGATGCTTTTGGAGAATTGATAGCCAGGACCGGTGATACTGAAAACAATTATCTCTTTACTGGGGAGCAATATGATCCAAATCTTGGGTTTTATTACCTGAGAGCTAGGTATATGAATCCTGCAATTGGAAGATTTATAAACAGGGATGTCTGGGAAGGCAGCAAATATGATCCACAGTCTTTGCATAAATACTTATACACTAAAAATAATCCAGTTATGTTTGTCGATCCGTCAGGTGAATTTTATATTTCAGTCATTTCAACTATTACTAGCTTTTCTATTAGAATGAAGAATTATTCAATATCAGCATTTGCATATAGTAAAATACTTTATCAAGCATCAAAACTTACAGTGAAGGTTGGTATTGTAAATATTAAATCATTAATCAAATATAAAATGACGTTTAATTCACAATTGATTCAGTATGCCAATACACGATATCCTAAATTAGTAGGTAGATATCATGACCATCACATTATTTCCAAGTATATATGTAAACATTTAGGAATTCCAATAGAACATGCTACTGTACGAATACCAGCTAGTGTACATCAGTTAATTACTAATTCAATAAAAGAATCATTTCCTTTTGGAAAGAATTTTGTAATGATGGAAATGCCAAAAGTAATAAATGAATTATTACGGGCCTATGAAAGAATTTTAAACTTACCAGGTTTATAGAATCTATTCTTATTAATTGTTTTTTGATGATTGTTTGCTTATTTAAAGAGTATAATATCTATAGTTAGTTCTGTCCTCCTATTTCAGGGAGGATAGAACTACAATAAAGAATGGAGTGATTATTATAGAAGAATATGGGATAATATTAGGACATTCACAATATATATCGGGAATAGATTTTTCTGAAACAAGCTCATATATTGTGACAGGAAGTCACGATGGAACGTTAATTATATATGATATAATTAACAATAAAGAGATGAATAAACTAAATCTATCTATTCCCATTAAGGCATTAAAATATAGTCGGGATGGTAAAATTTTAATATTAACCGATGATAATTTAATACATATTTGGGATAGTTATACTATGGAAAAGCATGATGAAATATCTATATTTGGAACAAAAAAAGAATACATAAAAGGAAGTATAACAAATAAGTATATTATTTGTGCAGATTTTCTTAAAAGCGGAAGATATATTGTAATAGGTTGTCAAGATAAAAAAATATACATTATTCCGTTATATGAAAAAGGAGTTGCTATTCCGCTTTTGCAACAAGAAGGCCCCATTTTTTCAGTTGGTTGGATTAATAAAAGATTAGTCTATTCTGCAGCACAAGGGGCTGACTTAATTAGTATTTGGGACTGGAAAAAAAAGAAAATAATAGCTCAAGTAAGTAATGGTAAAAGTACAGTGTCATCTAATGGACAGTTTATTGCCACTTCTCCTTCTACTAAAAAAATAAAAATCTGGGATTCTAATACTGGAAGTTTAAAGAAATTGTTATCACCAAGGTTTTTTAGAATTGAAGTTATAGAAAGTATGAGTTTTCATCCTCAAAAAAACCAACTAATCACAGGAATGAGTCTTGGTACAATAAAGTTATGGAATATTGATAGTAATAAATATGTTTCAATTAAAAAAGCACATAATGTTTCTATAAATAGAATTAAATTTTCTTATTGTGGTAAATACCTAGCTTCGGCGGATAGAAATAACCTGATAAAATTATGGAAAGTATAGACCCTGCTTTTAGTTTACTTGATGAAAATGCTCATATTATGGCATTAATTGGTACAGGTGTAACTGGCTCTGTACTGACTATAAAATAATAAGTGCTCGAGTTCAACTTGCGATGTATACCTAAGTTATGGCTTTTAATATTCTTTTTCAAATCTGGCAAGAGAAAGGGTAAATATTATGGGCAAAGAAAGATTTATCTTATATATACAGTTTTTAACTATGTCACAAAATGAAAAAGTATTTACTTTATTAGAATTTCCAGATGTAGTATTTAAGGATATAGATAGAAAAGTTAAAGCTAAGATATGGTCTATGGGAACAAAAAAATATAAGAATACAAATGACATAAATAAAATAATTGAGTGGGTAAAAAAAAGAAAACTAAATGAATTAAAAATTAATTATGAATTTGAATCTATTAAATTTGATCGTGGTAGTATTAATATAACTGATGCTCAAAGTTTATTAACAATGTCTCCAACTAATAATCGATGGTCTTTAACAAATGGATATACATGTAAAAATAATAGTGATGAAAGAAAACGATTATCATATGAAAGCATGAGTCAAAGTTTAAAATGGAGTAGTATCAAAATCAAACCAAGTATATATGAAATTAGACTTCAGATTAATTCAATTAAGGACATTAATTATATATATAAATGGGTATATAATTTACTTTTAGATAAATTAAAAATATTATTACTAGAAAAGGGGATATCTGCTTATATATCAGTAAGAAACATGGAGGAAGCAATTAGAGTAAGTAAATTAACTGACGCACAGTATTTAAAATATATTAACGAATGTCCTCCAGAGAACGAATATACAATGTTGAACATAATAAATAGACTTGCTCCTTATCCTAAAGTATATCCATTATTAGGAAAGCAATTTGCTTTTTTATATCCCATGCTTATAGGAAATTATAAATTGTGTAAAAGTGTGAAAGAAGCATTAGGAAATGAAGTAAAACTTTCAGAAATAAAAAATAATTGCCAGGAAAAGTATGGTTTATTATGGATACCTGATAATATACTTAAAGATAACAAAAAAAGAAAAGCTGCAATGTCTTTTCTTGTTAAACAGAATGAATGTATGAAAAAAAGAAAAGCAGAAGATTCTATAGGAGAATTTAAGCTAAAAGACAATTCAATTTATTTTACACAAAAACGACATAGGGAATTAGTAGAAACAGGTATTATAGAAGAGTACTCCACGTATTCTTATATTTTAATGCTAGATTCAAAATATTGTAATATGATTGGGATTAATCCCGATGATATGATTATTAACTTGATTGATAATAAAATTGTTAATCAGTTAAAAGAAGAAATTAAAATTGAATTTAATAAACTTTCAAATGAATTAGATATAAAAAAAAGAATATGGAATTCACATGAGAAAGTATGGTTTAAATATTTTAGATCTATTGAACTAATTCAATTTATTAAAGAAAGATATTTTTGTGATATTTAAGTTTATATTAAATTAAAATCACAATAAATATATTGATGAAAACAGAACATATGCACAGGTATTAGAAGAAAGAGATGCTAATGCTATCTTATTGTTGCATATACCTATGGTGATGACTAGTAAGTGATGCTACTAAAGATCTATTAAATATATTATTGAAATAATATATTTTTAAACAAGAATAAAATAATTAGACTGTGTAATTGTTTATGACATTACACAGTCTCTAATAATTGAAGTTATTAGGAGGGATAAGATGAAAAAAACTTTTTTAATGATATCATTAATATTTCTTCTTGCTACTTTTGTTGCATGTACGGAAGAAGAAGCAATTCCAGTTACATTTTCGGATGAAAATTTAGAGCAGGTCATTAGGCAAGAATTAAACATGATATCTGGGGAGATTACTACAAAAGATTTAAAATCCATTGAACGATTATATGCAATGGGAAGAAATATTAAATATCTTGATGGAATTGAACATCTAGTTAACTTAGAAACATTGAATCTTTCACGTAATGAAATAGAAGATATTATTCCTTTGCTAAGTTTAAATAATTTAAGAAATTTAAATCTTGCTAACAATGAGATAAGAAATATAATACCATTAAGTAATTTGAGTAATTTAGAAGACTTAGATATTAGTGTTAATAGAATTAATGATGTAAGTTCGTTATCATCTCTGGATAAGTTAACAAACTTACAACTAGGACATAATCGTGTTAGTAATATTGAAAGTTTATCCAATTTAAATAATTTAAAAATATTGATTATAGGAGCTAATCCTATAAGTGATTTATCGCCATTGTTAGATTTAGATAATTTAGAACATCTTCTTGTTTCTGAAGAATATGTTAATAGTGAACAGATAAGTATTTTAAGGAATATGGGAGTAGATGTTACTATGAGATAAATTAAGTCAAAAAGGCCCTACTATTTACTATAAAATAGTGGGGCTATTTATATGGTATTATTACAAGGATAGTGACCGATGATGTATAAAGCCACCTTAAACTCTTGGACAAAAAGTATTAAGCCATGTATGGGGACCTTAAGTTAAATAGAGAAAAATACTGGAATAATAAAACAAAATATGATAGCATATAATTATGTAAGTGATGGTCTTAATATGAAAAACTGGTAGTAGTTAGGAGGTGATTGATATGGGCAAAGATATTTTAGCTATGCTCTTTGCTTTAGTGATAGGCTCGGTTGTTATTATTAATTATAATTTTACTCCAATTTGGGATATTAGTATTCCACTGATAAGTTATTTTTTATTTGAGGCTCTATGGGGTATAATATTAGGGCACTATAGATTGGAAGATATTAGTACAACTATACTCATTACTTTTTTAAGTATTGTATCTATACTTATTGCAGCTTTTTTTCTTATAAATATTTTAAAAATTAATTATCGCTTTATTATATATACATTAGTTCCAATATTAACATTCCTTATTAGATATGTATTTGGAAGAGTAATATTAGAAATAAGCGAATAGATATTAGGGCTGGTCTTGCAATGTTTCATCATATATTTAAATGAGACATTGTTTTTTTAAGATCTAATCTAAGCGGTTTCGTTTTAGTATTTTCAATAATTTCGATGAGTTCTTAAATTGCTATTATAAAAATATTTCATTCGCGCTAGCATATTTATACATAATATGCTATTATTATATTATAAGGATATTTTTTATATCAATCACAATACATAAGGGAAAATGGTATGGCTTTTAAAAGTTGCTTATCTATTTAATGTATGCCTACTACAAGTATTCTATTTTACGAAACCCCCTTAAGTAAAAAGTTCTGTAGCTATCAATTAGACGTTTACCTATTACTAAATTATCAAAAGGGGGGGTGTTATGTAGTTCAAATTTACAAACTTGTATAGACTATAATGAAGAATTATTGTCTTAAAATATATCATATTATATTGGGGGATTTAAAATGTTTAGAAAAAAAATATTATTTTTGATAAGCTTATTTTTTATTTTCTATTCAGTATTTTCTGTACAAGCTGTAGACACAGTACCGTATGAATGGAATAATGTAGCCATAGGTGGTGGTGGTTTTGTTTCTGCAATAATATCAGACCCAAATGACGCTGACATATTTTATGCTCGTACAGATGTAGGTGGAGCTTATAGATGGGATGAAAGCACACAGTCATGGATAGCTCTTATGGACTGGGTTGATTCCAATCAACGTGGTTTGCTTGGTATAGAAGCTATAGCAGTTGATCCAAATCAAAAAGGAACAGTATATATGATGGCAGGTACAGTATATTGGAATCAGGCCAATGACGGTATTGGTAGGTCTGCTTTTTTAAGATCAAACGACTATGGTGAGACTTGGGATATTATATATCTGTGGGATGATGATGTAAAGAAATTTAATGTTCATGGTAATGGAATGGGAAGAGGTACTGGAGAAGCTTTAGCAGTTGATCCTGCAGATTCTAATATTATTTATTATGGTACCAGGAATAAAGGATTATGGAAGTCTACAGATAATGGTGATAATTGGTCACAAGTAGAATCATTCCCTATAGAAACTACTTGGAATGGTGCCGGTATATCTTTTGTAGAATTTGATCAAAGTACTATTGGTGACAATATGACATCAAGGATTTATGTAGGCGTATTAGAAGATCATGATAATGTTTTTTATAGTGAAGATGCTGGTGAAACTTGGTCATTGCTTCCGAATAGACCTGTTCCAATGTATGCTGAACGTATAATGCCTCAGCGTATAGCAATTCGACCAGATGGATCAGCTATATATATAACATTTGGTGATGGTGCAGGACCACATACAATGCAGTGGGATGAAGGTTGGGGACCAATTAATGATTGGTATAATAGAGGTGCAGTATTTAAGTATGAACTTGCTACAGAGACTTGGACAGATATATCACCTCAGAATTTTATAAATCCTGATGGAGAAGATTATGCTGATCCTTCAACATATCTAGGCTGTTATAGTGGTATTTCTATTGATCCCAACAACCCTGATCGTATGGTAGTTTCTTCAATTGCCAGTTATCGTGGCCCTCAGTTTTGGCTTATTGATGGTCAATGGGAAGATAGATGGGGAGACAATATATATGTAACAGAAGATGGAGGAGAAACATGGATACCATCATTTGAATACTATTGGCTTGATGGAGGAATGGAGCCACATGTTGAACAAATGGATGAAAATGGTGTACCATGGATAGTGGGAAATACTATTCACTGGATAGGAAGTGTACAAATGGATCCCAACAATCCTAGCCGTGTTTTTGTAACCTCAGGTAATGGTGTATATATGACTGAAGATATCTTTAATTATGAGACTTCTGATTATAATGATTGGGGTCAACCTGAGTTTTCGTATACACAAGAAACTGTATGGAAGTTTGCTGGTCACGGTATAGAGGAAACAGTACCTCAAGAATTAGTAAGTATTCCAGACGGCCCCATGGTATCAGTAATTTTAGATTATGATGGCTTTGTCCATGAGGATGTCACAGAATTTTCTCCATATGGTAGACATACTACAAGTGCTGCAGGAGCAGAATTTCATTTAGGAAATACCACTGATATTGTATATGCTCCTCAAGCTGGTATATTAGCAAAAGTAGCTAGAACTAGAAGTGTTAGTACTCAATATACAGAAATTCCAATTGGACCTGTTCAATATTCTGAAGATAATGGTAAGACCTGGACAGTTGAAACATATACATCAAATCCTCCGGAAGATTTGTATGGAGGTAGTGTTGCTTTATCGGCAGATGGAGAAGTTACATTGTGGATGCCTTCATCTGGAAAAACTATGTATCGTCGTCTAAATACTACTTGGACAGAAGTTGAAGGAATTGACTTTAATAGTCGCCCTGTGGCAGATTGGGTAAATCCAAACGTATTCTATATCTTTAATAGAGATGATGGATATCTATATCTTAGTACAGATAAAGGTCAATCCTTCACTCAGGCATCATACGTTGGCAATAGTCGCTTCTATAAAGCAAGAACAGTGCCTGAAGTTGAGGGTCACATTTGGGTGCCTCTTGCTACAACTACAACAGATGGTACTAGAGAAGGTGCTCTTATGCGTTCATATGATGGAGGAGAAACATTTACTCCTGTACCAGGTGTAGGATATACTGAAGCAGTTGGATTTGGTAAAGCAGCTGAAGGGTCTAATTACCCGACTATATTTGCATATGCTGAGATTGATGGTGTACTAGGTGTCTTTAGATCCATAGATCAAGGAAATTCCTGGGTACGTGTAAATGATGATGATCATGAATATGGTGGTCTAGCTAATGGTGAATTTGTAATTGGTGATATGAATGTGTTTGGCCGCGTATATATGAGTACTGCTGGTAGAGGAATAGTTTATGGAGAGCCTTTATCAGAAGAACCTATCCCAGAAATAATAATTGGAGATGTAGATGGAAATGGAGTAATAGATTTATTAGATTATGTTTTATTATCAAGGTATATTTTAACTATTGTTCCAGATGATATGATTATAAAAGAGGCTGCTGATATAAATGGAGATGGTGTAATAAATTCTCAAGATGCGTCATTGTTGATGAGATATTTATTAACAATTGATAGCGATTTATAATTTTTCAAAGAAAATCCCCTCCTTATCTTTAGGAGGGGATTTAATATGTAAGTGATTTTTGCAAGTCATCAATGGATTTTAAGCACTATAATACATTTCTTGGTTTTTAGGATCTTCTCCATAACTATTTGGACCATTAGTTCCTTCTAGACATAACAATATCAGGTACCAGATAACCCCAATAAAAGGTATTAACTGAACAAAATAGTACCAACCACTTCTATTTGTATCATGAAGTCGTCTTACTGTAACAGCTAAAAAAGGTATAATAGTAAATAATGTATAGAGAAATAAAAATACAGAAGGAGCTCCAAAAACAATTGTATCTAAAATTGAGGCGATAAAAGTGAATATCATATCGAATAGAAAAAACATCCAGTATTCTGTTCTTCGAGCTCGACCACTAAATTCAGCATAATTTTTAATTACTTTAATATACCAATTAATAAAAAAACACCCCCCTTTTTTTTATATAATTCAAAAAAGTCTTAATAACTTATATTCAGTAAATATTATGAAAGTCCTTTATTTTATTCATATATATTCAAATTAAAGAATAATATACCAAGTCCTAAATAAAAAAATATATATAAAGGTGATTTTGCTTTGGAGCTTTTTTGAACGCTCATTCAGCAAATGGCTAAGCTTAAATTTAAATTTTATAAATTCAACTCCGAAACTTGTAATAATATT is a window of Halanaerobiaceae bacterium ANBcell28 DNA encoding:
- a CDS encoding leucine-rich repeat domain-containing protein, with the protein product MKKTFLMISLIFLLATFVACTEEEAIPVTFSDENLEQVIRQELNMISGEITTKDLKSIERLYAMGRNIKYLDGIEHLVNLETLNLSRNEIEDIIPLLSLNNLRNLNLANNEIRNIIPLSNLSNLEDLDISVNRINDVSSLSSLDKLTNLQLGHNRVSNIESLSNLNNLKILIIGANPISDLSPLLDLDNLEHLLVSEEYVNSEQISILRNMGVDVTMR
- a CDS encoding putative Ig domain-containing protein, which encodes MKKFIVLLLLCLFVFQFFVIAHEEDLSDSLISSQALTITEEGYPYKYQLRLNDLEIDNYQFSLEEATEGMTIDDEGLITWVPSSTQAGNYDISVIVTDQLGRRAIQEFSLIVAEAINNTPNIISSPVYNAIQGEEYVYNVIAEDLDGDDLIYSLFRAPDGMAIDQVSGKITWIPEQAGLAAVYVFVSDGKNSTLQYFRINIDHVNNPPEIVSVPAFEAEVGKRYVYNVQAIDYDNDHLIYSLEKLPIGMTINSNTGLIEWVPSEEQIGEHSVELIVSDGKETAIQNYIVSVNESLNHAPVITSIPPVEINAGEEYIYKVEAIDLDDDELLYSLRLAPDDMTINESTGEVFWGNTESGDYEIEIKVDDNKGGIASQNYILRVVEVIEPGLEIISIPKIEGEENIEYRYQIMAYTTASNIIFYRLISSPENMTIDNDGLISWIPERGDAGEYEIAIEVRTNENEIAIQEYNLSINSINNSPTIEDVIDLGIEGNVQRYEIVAVDIDGDKLRYTLESGPEASEIDEDTGIITWDISAFESGEYNFAVSVSDPYGGKDSSEFNVILDINNPPSIISEPVFIAKVAELYFYEVEAVDPDGDKLSFSLLESPEGMTIDSESGMIEWIPTEKGEFQVIIRVEDGRGGYAEQTYTIGVSEEDENNPPSIISEPVTIGTVGEEYQYQLIAVDEDGDPLTYALLQAPVGMSINETALISWIPEESQTGISAVEVEVSDDRGGVAVQSYEIYVSEKEVNQDPQIISTPIYNGRVGLEYNYQLEAVDPDGDELEFALLEAPDTMLINSSTGLITWLPDEKDIGEHLIHIEVSDGKGGSSEQSYLLNIKASDGDLDTSRPVVNIVLSKEIADAGDVVSIFVESGDDVVSRELAINGEYITLDEEGYAEFTSSVPQYCNVEAWASNEAGYLGYDSRVLRFITDGELTTPTATIISPERDSVLKEAVEITGTVSSENGILAYYLEYSPKDRDEYIKFASGDNEVSDGVLGVFDTSLIRNGLYDIRLTVEDTAGNYIRTKTSYKVDGQMKVGNFTLSFNDLTIPVAGIPITINRTYDSRNRVKDDFGVGWSLDIQNIELSKSCVLGEHWEEISSTEGLFTTYSIVEKRPHYITVTYPNGQTEEFDMKLNPSSSQIIPIRYTTVSYEARSGSTSTLEALYDNNVIVQNGVTGTELYTYDLGIYNPERFRLTQSDGTVLIISQSSGLERIIDSNANEINFTENGITHSAGKSVGFTRDSEGRIIAISDPAGNIITYNYDYYGDLISVTDQEGNITRFTYNSSHGLLDIIDPRGVRATRNEYDDQGRLIAHIDANGNRIEYERSIGDKQEIVRDRLGNMTVYDYDSNGNILQETDALGNVKSYTYDSNNNKTSETDALGNTTNYTYDQNGNLLTREDALGNKYQYIYNEQNQLVTVIDPQGNVSSNEYDEKGNLIKIIDLEGNESSFSYDQNGNLTSEIDSLGNETIYTYDSSGNLTSEIDAAGNEISFNYDTNGNRIGKTETRTTSSGIETLVTNYEYDRMNRLIKTTYPDGSSTSTEYNSIGRKAVEINRMGDRTEYEYNQAGKLERKIYPDRREESYTYDEEGNRISSTDQAGKTTKYQYDALGRLVKTIFPDDSSIVTIYDEAGRVKKRIDELGNETSYTYDAVGNTTSVTDALGNTVEYEYNDLNQRVKMIDAKENVFEYEYNKQGLNTKTIFPDGTSSIIEYDAVGNKIAETDQAGLTTHYDYDELGRLVKVIDAYGNETSYNYDQAGNILTETDANGNTTSFEYNDMGQRVKRTLALGMSELYNYDQAGNLISKTDFNGDTISYQYDSRNRLVKKIFADGSIEEYTYTPTGHRDTIITEDGITSYEYDLRDKLIRKENPDGTEILYNYDLAGNKTSVTIPSGTTEYIYDELNRLLTVIDNEKGETNYSYDENGLRSAIEYPNGTITEYTYDGLNRLIELSNKDKNGTIISSYKYTLGDAGNRIKVEENNGRVVEYTYDDLYRLTEENIYHPVEGNNSITYTYDAVGNRLSKTEHGISIEYTYDDNNRLISEGDTIYIYDDNGNTIGKLNADGNITYSYDYQNRLVEVNAADSNIEYQYNTSGMRTKKIVDGESVKYLLDENRTYAQVLEERDANGNLIVSYTYGDDLISQKRDNTISYYHYDGLGSTRVLTDDSSTVTDRYSYDAFGELIARTGDTENNYLFTGEQYDPNLGFYYLRARYMNPAIGRFINRDVWEGSKYDPQSLHKYLYTKNNPVMFVDPSGEFYISVISTITSFSIRMKNYSISAFAYSKILYQASKLTVKVGIVNIKSLIKYKMTFNSQLIQYANTRYPKLVGRYHDHHIISKYICKHLGIPIEHATVRIPASVHQLITNSIKESFPFGKNFVMMEMPKVINELLRAYERILNLPGL